The genomic region GCTTTTCCTCGCGCGGCACTTCGCGGAAGCCGAAGGATGTGGTGTTGGTATCGTTCATGGGTCTAAGCCTAGCCTTGGCCACTGAAAGCCGCCAGTGCGGCGAAACGCGCCGCTCAGTAGAGCCGCACGCAGTCCGGCCCGGCCTCGCCGTCTATGGCGTAGCGTGCGGTGGCACCGCCATCGTCAAACCATGTCTGCCCGTCCGCGCTTTCATGGCGCAGCACGCCTTCGGCTTCGCCCGCCATGGCCGGGCCAAGCGGGTATTCGGTGTCTTCCACCGAGAGCGTGGCGCCCTCTGGCGTGCGGTCAAGGATCACCAGACCGTCTACGCACAGGAATATCGCTTCCTCGGCCTCCACCACGGGTGTTTCGTCCGCCGCAGCAGGCAGGCTGGTATCGAATGGGTCCAGAGGTATCTCGCCCGCATTGATCCGGGCACGGCGGACATCCACCGGAATGGCGGCGCTCAGCCAGCGCAGCTCACCATCCCAGGCCAGTGCCGCACGCACCGCATAGCTCGAAGCGTCGTCAAGCCGGGCCGGATCGATTGTCAGGCTCACTTCCAGCGGCAGGTCGGCACCGTCCAGCACAGCGCTAGCTTCTGCCACCGCCCCACCATCTCCGCTTGCCGGTATCAGCTCCACCAGCACGGCCGTCCCGTCGGGCAGGCGCACGGGCTCGCCGATGCTCAAGGTGGCGGTCAGCGTGCGCGGCGCGGTCTCGTCAAACGGCGAGCAGGCAGCGGCCAGAAGCAGGCCAAGCGTGATAATGGCGGCATATACTCGGATCATGGCGGGCCTTCATGTGATACTGGCCCTCGCCTTAGCACAGCGTGTGGCCACATTCTAAGCTGCAAGACGCATCACTTTAGAGAACGAGGCCATACCATGCCCGAACTGCCAGAGGTGGAGACCGTGCGCCGGGGACTCATTCCGGCCATGGAAGGGCGGCGCATCCTGTCCGCGCAGGTGAACCGGGCCGATCTGCGCTTTGCCTTCCCGGAGCGTATGGCAGAGCGCCTTACGGCGGTGCAGGTGGAACGGCTCGACCGGCGGGCGAAATATCTGCTCGCGCGGCTGGGATCAGGTGAAACCCTGCTCATGCATCT from Glycocaulis abyssi harbors:
- a CDS encoding YbaY family lipoprotein, which translates into the protein MIRVYAAIITLGLLLAAACSPFDETAPRTLTATLSIGEPVRLPDGTAVLVELIPASGDGGAVAEASAVLDGADLPLEVSLTIDPARLDDASSYAVRAALAWDGELRWLSAAIPVDVRRARINAGEIPLDPFDTSLPAAADETPVVEAEEAIFLCVDGLVILDRTPEGATLSVEDTEYPLGPAMAGEAEGVLRHESADGQTWFDDGGATARYAIDGEAGPDCVRLY